ATATCCTTTATATCGACGAGAGAAAGTTCAATCATCAGAAATACTACATCACGGATGTTGACCTGAAACAATCAAAAAATGTAATCATAAAAACGATTACCGCGAATCATATCTATTCTGTCCTACTAGTCGAAAACCGTGTTGAGGAAAATGTTTCTAAAAAGTTAAAGTTAAAAGAGGCGCTTGATATTGCTTTAAAAGGCACGGACTTCACTTATGTATTAGAAGCTCCCGAAAGTGATTTCCCATCGGCAGAAGAAGAGAATTTCGGAGAGAAAAACAGTACAGAATTAATGGATCAGATCATAGAAGATTATGACTTAGAAGTTGATGTTGATAATTATAAGTTACATGTTTACAAGAAAATGGGGCAGGAAGTAGACTTCACGCTTGATTCCCGTTATAACATGCCGGGAATTAACATCAAAACAAACTCGCAAAACTGCACGACTCGGGCATGGGGATACGGTGCCCTGGCAAAGGATAGCAATTCTACAGATAAAAAACCCAAGTATGTTTTTGAGCCTATTCTTTATGTTCATCCCGAAGAGAAAAAATTTTCGCGGGAAGGTAAACCTAGATGGGCCGATCCGATAAAAGATGAAACTATCAAAAAGCCGGGCAGCATGGTCTCAGCCTTGAAGAAACATGTCAATCCTTACCCAGAAACAACTGTAAGCGTGGACTATCAATATATCTATGAACCTAAGCTTTTATCCATAGAAAAGCCTTTTTGGAAAGGTGACACCATTCATGTTTTGGCTGATACGGCCGACGGCATTACGTTTGAAGATGATGTTCGTTTATTGACCATTCAATACAATCCATTGAACCCTTACAGCAGTCCTAAGCTAACGTTTGCGAATTTTAGAAAGGACATTCAAGACATTGCAGTTAATCAGGCCAAGAAAATAAGAGATCAAAAACGCTATATTGACCAGTTAATGCGAACGCTCCGATAAGCGTTTTTTATTTTGTTCAAGAAAGGAGTGCTGCTGTTGTTAACGCTAAGGAAGTATTTTGGCACCATCAGAAACTCATTATACGAGGAACAGCTTGCAAATGATTTAGGAAGCATTGAAACTGCTGTGAATAGTATTGAGCGAGACGTTACGAATCATAAAA
The Bacillus vallismortis genome window above contains:
- a CDS encoding phage tail protein; its protein translation is MAAADFIKSLVPGAQNVYKKYNVLASLVIAQGCLESGYGTSGLAQKAHNLFGIKGTYNGQYVLMWTSEQDKYGNVTRIQAKFRKYPTYAESLADLGSLYNRLDRYKAVVGESNYKKACQAVKDGGYATDVKYPSKLISIIDKYNLTQYDNITTNPDEPDVPDTPVEDPVFPSKEYAGKDVSLNKNLPSDVDFPQLFVSTTDGKDVVEITGVIVDLTDDTTGKKSFTFTITKTQQNAAEFDLLINDNILYIDERKFNHQKYYITDVDLKQSKNVIIKTITANHIYSVLLVENRVEENVSKKLKLKEALDIALKGTDFTYVLEAPESDFPSAEEENFGEKNSTELMDQIIEDYDLEVDVDNYKLHVYKKMGQEVDFTLDSRYNMPGINIKTNSQNCTTRAWGYGALAKDSNSTDKKPKYVFEPILYVHPEEKKFSREGKPRWADPIKDETIKKPGSMVSALKKHVNPYPETTVSVDYQYIYEPKLLSIEKPFWKGDTIHVLADTADGITFEDDVRLLTIQYNPLNPYSSPKLTFANFRKDIQDIAVNQAKKIRDQKRYIDQLMRTLR